From Thermus albus, one genomic window encodes:
- a CDS encoding dihydrodipicolinate synthase family protein, translating to MILPPIPTPFDREGRLDAEAFRPLAEALEPLVDGFLIYGSNGEGVHLTPEERARGLRALKPRKPFLVGLMEETLPQAERALLEAQEAGAMALLATPPRYYHASLGQGLVAYYQALAERMPVFLYHVPQNTKVDLPLAAVESLAQHPRILGIKDSSGDLSRLAFYQAHLRDFRVFTGHAPTFLGALALGAEGGILAAANLAPRAYRALVEAFRSGQLAKAQALQKGLFPLGNLLSQGGVPLLKQALRHLGLPAGYPRPPYPTESPLWPRFLPVLDRLKEEGWIL from the coding sequence ATGATCCTTCCCCCCATCCCCACCCCCTTTGACCGGGAGGGCCGCCTGGATGCGGAGGCCTTTCGCCCACTGGCGGAAGCCCTAGAACCCTTGGTGGATGGGTTCCTCATCTACGGCTCCAACGGGGAAGGCGTCCACCTGACCCCGGAGGAAAGGGCCAGGGGGCTCCGGGCCCTAAAGCCCCGGAAACCCTTCCTGGTGGGCCTCATGGAGGAAACCCTACCCCAGGCGGAGCGGGCCCTCCTCGAGGCCCAGGAAGCGGGGGCCATGGCCCTCTTAGCCACCCCACCCCGGTACTACCACGCCAGCCTGGGCCAGGGGCTGGTGGCCTACTACCAGGCCCTGGCGGAGAGGATGCCCGTGTTCCTTTACCACGTGCCCCAGAACACCAAGGTGGACCTCCCCCTTGCCGCGGTGGAGAGCCTGGCCCAGCACCCCCGGATCCTTGGGATCAAGGACTCCAGCGGGGACCTCTCCCGTCTGGCCTTTTACCAGGCCCACCTGAGGGATTTCCGGGTCTTCACCGGCCACGCCCCCACCTTCCTGGGGGCTTTGGCCCTGGGAGCCGAAGGGGGCATCCTGGCCGCGGCCAACCTGGCCCCTAGGGCCTACCGGGCCCTCGTGGAAGCCTTCCGCAGCGGACAGTTGGCGAAGGCCCAGGCCCTGCAAAAAGGGCTCTTCCCCTTAGGGAACCTCCTCTCCCAGGGAGGGGTACCCCTCCTCAAGCAGGCCCTACGCCACCTGGGCCTGCCTGCAGGGTACCCCAGGCCCCCCTATCCCACGGAAAGCCCCCTTTGGCCCAGATTCCTTCCGGTTCTGGATAGGCTAAAGGAAGAGGGGTGGATCCTATGA
- a CDS encoding TolC family protein, producing MPRLLSLFLLFLPALAQGALAPLRNHPLALQAQALLDAAAKGLEAQSYPLALNLQGNYARLGYECTPSSLCSSLPGTAGSLTLALVLTPFPYGDTQDAQKRARIAYRRAELAYRKALTALQAQAVAAYGRYQLALLGEKLAQKGWELAQAALEAARKRQANPKELREAELALKEAENRLLEAQRSVELARKGAEGLVDLTKPLPEIPPPQGTTPLVLEEARLSLEEARIAYSASFRALFPEVKASYLLYPSGNDTLTLSLSSRTLQPTLAYTRQDPGQRPTSLPGGSYRIAEELRLSLSLTLTPGLFAALEAAEAQVRGAEEALKGAEMQARLQGETLENSLKATRMALELARLRHGAQERALAETKRRLELGLESPLALLQAELSLLQAELALAQAESDLRSKWMELYQFYGELLPEVTP from the coding sequence GTGCCTAGGCTCCTGAGCCTATTCCTCCTCTTCCTTCCCGCCTTAGCCCAAGGCGCCCTAGCCCCCTTGCGAAACCACCCCCTAGCCCTCCAGGCCCAGGCGCTTCTGGACGCTGCCGCCAAGGGCTTGGAGGCCCAATCCTACCCCCTGGCCCTGAACCTCCAGGGGAACTACGCCCGGCTGGGCTACGAGTGCACCCCTTCCTCCCTGTGCTCAAGCCTGCCCGGCACCGCCGGGAGCCTCACCCTGGCCCTGGTCCTCACCCCCTTCCCCTATGGCGACACCCAAGACGCCCAAAAGCGGGCTAGGATCGCCTACCGGCGGGCGGAGCTCGCTTACCGCAAGGCCCTCACCGCCCTTCAGGCCCAGGCGGTGGCCGCATACGGTCGTTACCAGCTGGCCCTCTTGGGGGAAAAACTGGCGCAAAAAGGGTGGGAGCTGGCCCAGGCGGCCCTCGAGGCGGCCAGGAAGCGCCAGGCCAACCCCAAGGAACTCCGGGAGGCGGAACTGGCCCTGAAGGAAGCAGAAAACCGTCTCCTGGAAGCCCAAAGGAGCGTGGAGCTGGCCAGAAAAGGGGCAGAGGGCCTGGTGGACCTCACCAAGCCCCTCCCCGAGATCCCCCCACCTCAGGGCACCACCCCCCTGGTCCTGGAAGAAGCCCGCCTGAGCCTCGAGGAGGCCAGGATCGCCTACTCCGCCTCCTTTCGCGCCCTCTTCCCCGAGGTCAAGGCCAGCTACCTCCTCTACCCAAGTGGAAACGACACCCTGACCCTAAGCCTTTCCAGCCGGACCCTGCAACCCACCCTGGCCTACACCCGGCAGGACCCGGGGCAACGACCCACCAGCCTGCCCGGCGGCAGCTACCGCATCGCCGAGGAGCTTCGGCTTTCCCTTTCCCTAACCCTCACCCCTGGCCTTTTCGCGGCCCTCGAGGCGGCCGAGGCCCAGGTGCGGGGAGCAGAGGAAGCCCTGAAAGGGGCCGAGATGCAGGCCCGGCTCCAGGGGGAAACCCTGGAGAACTCCCTTAAGGCCACGAGGATGGCCCTGGAACTGGCCCGCCTCCGCCACGGTGCCCAGGAAAGGGCCTTGGCGGAAACGAAAAGGCGCCTGGAGCTGGGCCTGGAAAGTCCCCTAGCCCTGCTGCAGGCGGAGCTTTCCCTTCTGCAAGCGGAACTGGCCCTGGCCCAGGCGGAAAGCGATCTGCGAAGCAAGTGGATGGAGCTTTACCAGTTTTACGGCGAACTCCTACCGGAGGTAACCCCATGA
- a CDS encoding acyl-CoA dehydrogenase family protein has translation MDLDKPVQELARRFARERILPQARLLDQEARFPWPLFREAAGLGFPVLLVPEELGGAGLGPRALALVAEELAYACTGVAAALLLNNLVADALLLSRSPYARGFLPRLKEEVASYALTEPHAGSDVAAIRTRAEKVAGGYRLHGRKTWISHAPEAAFFVVFAKVAEGREGIAAFLVERGVGVEVGPPLPKLGQRASPAAEVYLDGAFVPEEGLIAREGFSLAMQVFNRSRPMVAALAVGLLQRALDEALAYAAMREAFGKPLLEHEGVGFKLAEMHMDLEAARLLTLKAAERAEEGEENALEAATAKAFAADAAVRGVSEALQVFGGNGYSEEYPLAKLYRDAKVLQIYEGTSEIQRLIILRELARRRIWQNR, from the coding sequence TTGGACCTGGATAAACCTGTTCAGGAACTGGCCCGCCGCTTTGCCCGGGAGCGCATCCTTCCCCAGGCCAGGCTCCTGGACCAGGAGGCTCGCTTCCCCTGGCCCCTCTTTCGGGAGGCGGCGGGGCTTGGTTTTCCGGTCCTCTTGGTGCCGGAAGAGCTGGGCGGGGCCGGGCTTGGGCCAAGGGCCTTGGCCCTGGTGGCGGAGGAGCTGGCCTATGCCTGCACTGGGGTAGCGGCGGCCTTGCTCCTCAACAACCTGGTGGCCGACGCCCTCCTCCTCTCCCGAAGCCCCTACGCCCGGGGCTTCCTCCCCCGGCTCAAGGAGGAGGTGGCCTCTTATGCCCTCACCGAACCCCATGCCGGCTCGGACGTGGCCGCCATCCGCACCCGGGCGGAAAAGGTGGCGGGGGGGTACCGCCTCCACGGGCGCAAGACCTGGATCAGCCATGCCCCGGAGGCGGCCTTTTTCGTGGTCTTCGCCAAGGTGGCGGAAGGGCGGGAAGGGATCGCCGCCTTCTTGGTGGAGCGGGGGGTGGGAGTGGAGGTGGGGCCCCCTTTGCCCAAGCTGGGGCAGAGGGCTTCCCCGGCGGCGGAGGTGTACCTGGACGGGGCCTTCGTACCCGAGGAGGGCCTGATCGCCCGGGAAGGCTTTTCCCTGGCCATGCAGGTTTTCAACCGTTCCCGGCCCATGGTGGCCGCCTTGGCGGTGGGGCTTTTGCAAAGGGCCTTGGACGAGGCCTTGGCCTACGCCGCCATGCGGGAGGCCTTTGGCAAACCCCTTTTGGAGCATGAGGGGGTGGGGTTCAAGCTGGCGGAGATGCACATGGACCTGGAGGCCGCCCGCCTCCTCACCCTAAAGGCCGCCGAGCGGGCGGAAGAGGGGGAGGAAAACGCCTTAGAAGCGGCCACGGCCAAGGCCTTCGCCGCCGATGCCGCGGTGCGGGGGGTGTCCGAGGCCCTCCAGGTCTTTGGCGGCAACGGCTACAGCGAGGAGTACCCCTTGGCCAAGCTGTACCGTGACGCCAAGGTGCTCCAGATCTACGAGGGAACCTCCGAGATCCAGAGGCTCATCATCCTACGGGAGCTGGCAAGGAGGCGGATATGGCAGAACCGGTGA
- a CDS encoding hemolysin family protein — protein sequence MDRPPSRWLFFLPFGSVALAQSQTPSPGDLFLLVLLLALSAFFSASETALTTLYPWKVRELAETQGGPFRLLSQDITRFLTTILVGNNLVNIAATALVTDLATQAFGSLGVGVATGAMTFLILFFGEITPKSIAVHHAVPLARVAAWPIYLFSILLYPVGRFFSLVSGLVLRVLGLEPRDTPLVSEHELKLILAGAEESGTIEAQEEEMIHSILELEETPVREIMTPRVEMVAIEAEANLEEFLHLFREHRYSRVPVYKESVDHIVGVAYAKDLLDYYCEEDLRGRTVASIAHPPYFVPENMDAWTLLRELRRRKVHMAIVVDEFGGTAGLVTMEDVMEEIVGEIYDETDEPEDAAIRRLPDGSLSIQAQTPVDEVSEALGVELPEGEYDTLSGFLYEQFGRIPSVGESVEWQGFRFVVESADQRRIERVRVERLVEHGEG from the coding sequence ATGGACAGACCTCCCAGTCGGTGGCTCTTCTTCCTGCCCTTCGGTAGCGTAGCCCTGGCCCAGTCCCAAACCCCAAGCCCTGGGGACCTTTTTCTTTTGGTCCTTCTCCTGGCCCTTTCCGCCTTCTTCTCCGCCAGCGAAACGGCTCTCACCACCCTTTACCCCTGGAAGGTAAGGGAGCTTGCGGAAACCCAAGGGGGGCCCTTCCGGCTCCTTTCCCAGGACATCACCCGTTTCCTCACCACCATTTTGGTGGGCAACAACCTGGTGAACATCGCCGCCACCGCCTTGGTGACGGACCTGGCCACCCAGGCCTTCGGTTCCCTGGGGGTGGGGGTGGCCACCGGGGCCATGACCTTCCTCATCCTGTTCTTTGGGGAGATCACCCCCAAGTCCATCGCCGTCCACCATGCCGTTCCCTTGGCCCGGGTGGCCGCCTGGCCCATCTACCTTTTCTCCATCCTCCTCTACCCGGTGGGCCGGTTCTTCAGCCTGGTTTCGGGTCTTGTCCTCAGGGTGTTGGGCCTCGAGCCCCGGGATACGCCTTTGGTTTCCGAGCACGAGCTTAAGCTCATCCTGGCCGGGGCGGAGGAATCGGGAACCATTGAGGCCCAGGAGGAGGAGATGATCCACTCCATCCTGGAGCTGGAGGAAACCCCGGTGCGGGAGATCATGACCCCCCGGGTGGAGATGGTGGCCATCGAGGCCGAGGCCAACCTGGAGGAGTTCCTCCACCTCTTCCGTGAGCACCGCTACAGCCGGGTCCCCGTCTATAAGGAAAGCGTGGACCACATCGTGGGCGTGGCCTACGCCAAGGACCTCCTGGACTACTACTGCGAGGAGGACCTTAGGGGGCGTACCGTGGCCTCCATTGCCCACCCTCCCTATTTCGTTCCCGAGAACATGGATGCCTGGACGCTTCTCCGGGAGCTTCGCCGGCGCAAGGTGCACATGGCCATCGTGGTGGACGAGTTCGGGGGTACGGCAGGCCTGGTCACCATGGAGGACGTGATGGAGGAGATCGTGGGGGAGATCTACGACGAAACCGACGAGCCGGAGGATGCGGCCATCCGCCGCCTTCCCGACGGCTCCCTTTCCATCCAGGCCCAAACCCCCGTGGACGAGGTTTCCGAGGCCCTGGGGGTGGAGCTTCCCGAAGGGGAGTACGACACCCTTTCCGGCTTCCTCTACGAGCAGTTTGGCCGCATCCCCAGCGTGGGGGAGAGCGTAGAGTGGCAGGGGTTCCGCTTTGTGGTGGAAAGCGCCGACCAGCGCCGCATAGAACGGGTGCGGGTGGAAAGGCTGGTGGAGCATGGAGAGGGTTAG
- a CDS encoding GGDEF domain-containing protein, protein MAPGIWAGLVGLYWRLALLPAVWIPVVALYGDRVMYWATALYWGSLVFAYTLGKVTGKDRLAVALHLGVALLTSLMSLVAPPEVVVRGLSGEDWRLGVMAFYTVGAYAFAAFAGWPGLGLGLAFGLLAPWPQEETRFLVAAGGLLAGIGGLSVAAMIQRLQALQSLIQSEALTDPLTGLANRRSLERDFSRLQALAAREGLSLVLSLWDLDNLKAVNDREGHQAGDAHLLRFAQILREEVREGDALYRVGGDEFVGLHLGLRDGASLEARVHARFPSVSVGFCPVEGRELLQALEAADGLMYLKKEKRGRLP, encoded by the coding sequence ATGGCCCCTGGGATCTGGGCGGGTCTTGTTGGCCTCTACTGGCGTCTGGCCTTGCTTCCTGCGGTGTGGATCCCCGTTGTGGCCCTCTATGGGGACCGGGTGATGTACTGGGCCACGGCCCTCTACTGGGGGAGCCTTGTTTTCGCCTATACCTTGGGTAAGGTTACCGGTAAGGACCGCCTGGCGGTGGCCTTGCACCTGGGGGTGGCCTTATTGACCTCCCTTATGAGCCTGGTGGCCCCACCGGAGGTGGTGGTACGCGGGCTTTCCGGGGAGGACTGGCGCCTTGGGGTGATGGCTTTTTACACCGTGGGGGCCTATGCCTTCGCCGCCTTTGCCGGCTGGCCCGGGCTTGGGCTGGGATTGGCCTTTGGGCTCCTGGCCCCTTGGCCCCAGGAGGAGACCCGTTTCCTGGTGGCGGCGGGGGGGCTTTTGGCGGGCATCGGGGGCTTGAGCGTGGCGGCCATGATCCAGCGCCTTCAGGCCCTGCAAAGCCTCATCCAGAGTGAGGCCCTCACCGACCCTCTCACGGGCCTGGCCAACCGGCGTTCCTTGGAGCGGGACTTCTCCAGGCTCCAAGCCCTGGCGGCCCGGGAAGGGCTTTCCCTGGTGCTTTCCCTTTGGGACCTGGATAACCTCAAGGCCGTAAACGACCGGGAGGGGCACCAGGCCGGGGATGCCCATCTGCTCCGCTTCGCCCAGATTCTGCGGGAGGAGGTGAGGGAGGGGGATGCCCTGTACCGGGTAGGTGGGGACGAGTTTGTGGGCCTGCACCTGGGCCTAAGGGATGGTGCCTCCTTGGAGGCCCGGGTTCACGCCCGGTTCCCTTCGGTTTCCGTGGGCTTCTGCCCGGTGGAGGGCAGGGAGCTTCTGCAAGCCCTCGAGGCGGCCGATGGGCTCATGTACCTTAAGAAGGAAAAGAGAGGGCGGTTGCCTTAG
- a CDS encoding MarR family winged helix-turn-helix transcriptional regulator — protein MNGPPAPLVEELSRLGYTLMRLLLARAKETFTQEGLSLLQAEVLRLVKEGIQLPSRLAEHLEVLPSQVSHLLASMEEAGLLRRQPDPEDRRRVLLRLTPKGEAVQKRLQEAWLRAYGQHLARLSPEELNLFRNLLRKLTEVEGA, from the coding sequence ATGAATGGTCCTCCTGCCCCCCTGGTGGAAGAGCTTTCCCGGCTGGGCTACACCTTGATGCGCCTTCTCCTTGCCCGCGCCAAGGAAACCTTCACCCAAGAAGGCCTCTCCCTCCTCCAGGCGGAGGTGCTCCGCCTGGTTAAGGAAGGGATCCAGCTTCCCTCCCGTTTGGCGGAGCACCTCGAGGTCCTTCCCTCCCAGGTCTCCCACCTCCTGGCCTCCATGGAAGAAGCCGGCCTCCTCAGGCGCCAGCCCGACCCCGAGGACCGCCGTAGGGTGCTTCTGCGCCTCACCCCCAAGGGGGAGGCGGTGCAAAAGCGCCTGCAAGAGGCCTGGCTAAGGGCCTATGGCCAGCACCTGGCCCGCCTTTCCCCGGAGGAACTGAACCTCTTCCGCAACCTGCTGCGCAAACTCACGGAGGTGGAAGGTGCCTAG
- the sdaAB gene encoding L-serine ammonia-lyase, iron-sulfur-dependent subunit beta, producing MGLLDMVGPVMVGPSSSHTAGACRLALLARHLLGERPRRVEFGLHGSFAKTGKGHGTHLALVAGVLGFKPDDERLKESLSLAEGEGVEVVFKEVELGDVHPNTVRMVLEGERERITVTGSSLGGGLVRIFDLDGFEVRITGAAPTLVIRNVDTPGVVARVARILADDEVNIAYLTVSRKKRGGEAMMSLEVDRPLSEVPLRYLEHLSYILWVRQIPPVMD from the coding sequence ATGGGTCTTTTAGACATGGTCGGCCCGGTGATGGTGGGGCCTTCCTCCAGCCACACCGCCGGGGCCTGCCGCCTGGCCCTTTTGGCCCGCCACCTCTTGGGGGAAAGGCCCAGGCGGGTGGAGTTTGGCCTGCACGGTTCCTTTGCCAAAACGGGAAAGGGCCACGGCACCCACCTGGCCCTGGTGGCAGGGGTCTTGGGCTTCAAGCCCGACGACGAAAGGCTTAAGGAAAGCTTGAGCCTGGCGGAAGGGGAAGGGGTGGAAGTGGTCTTCAAGGAGGTGGAGCTAGGGGATGTGCACCCCAACACCGTGCGCATGGTCCTAGAGGGGGAGAGGGAGCGCATCACCGTTACGGGTAGTTCCCTGGGAGGGGGGTTGGTGCGCATCTTTGACCTGGATGGCTTTGAGGTGCGTATCACTGGGGCCGCTCCCACCTTGGTCATCCGCAACGTGGATACCCCGGGCGTGGTGGCCCGGGTGGCCCGGATCCTGGCCGATGACGAGGTCAACATCGCCTACCTCACGGTAAGCCGCAAGAAGCGGGGTGGGGAGGCCATGATGAGCCTGGAGGTGGACCGGCCCCTTTCCGAGGTTCCCCTGAGGTACCTGGAGCACCTCTCCTACATCCTCTGGGTGCGGCAGATTCCTCCGGTTATGGACTAA
- a CDS encoding sensor histidine kinase — protein MSLRARLALVIAFLAFLPNLVLALTLGLMGNGPWLPLVLWLLLIALVSGAVGYLLARSLLRPLEELTRTLAYLSLKEGPVSELRLPAPKEPPPREIALLRTRFGELLQRLQRLMEAREAFYGALAHDLKTPLLSAIRALEYLERADHLGREKRVELLLALRRELTQAHLLVENLLALSRLEARPPQRETLNLRALAEDLLLRYGEEAKRRGIALRVEGAGVARGERLLVERALANLLGNALRHAKTQVRIRVEEGAMQVEDDGEGLPLPLEALAQPFRQGQGIRGSSGLGLYTAKRVAEAHGGRLLACKSPLGGACLRLELPSAREL, from the coding sequence ATGAGCCTTAGGGCAAGGCTGGCCCTGGTCATCGCCTTTCTAGCCTTTCTGCCCAACCTGGTCCTAGCCCTCACCCTAGGCCTCATGGGGAATGGTCCATGGCTCCCCTTGGTGCTCTGGCTTCTCCTCATCGCCCTGGTTTCCGGAGCCGTGGGGTATCTCCTGGCCCGGAGCCTGCTCCGGCCCCTGGAGGAGCTCACCCGCACCCTGGCCTACCTCTCCCTGAAGGAGGGCCCGGTGAGCGAGCTGAGGCTTCCTGCCCCCAAGGAACCTCCGCCCAGGGAGATCGCCCTCCTCCGCACCCGCTTCGGGGAGCTTCTTCAACGCCTGCAACGCCTGATGGAGGCCAGGGAGGCCTTTTACGGGGCCCTGGCCCACGACCTCAAGACCCCCCTCCTTTCCGCCATCCGCGCCCTGGAGTACCTGGAAAGGGCCGACCACCTGGGCCGCGAAAAGCGGGTGGAGCTCCTTTTAGCCCTGAGGCGAGAGTTGACCCAGGCCCACCTCCTGGTGGAAAACCTCCTGGCCCTCTCCCGCCTCGAGGCCCGCCCCCCCCAGCGGGAAACCCTAAACCTCAGGGCCTTGGCCGAGGATCTCCTGTTGCGGTATGGGGAAGAGGCCAAGAGGCGGGGAATCGCCTTGAGGGTAGAGGGGGCAGGCGTGGCCCGGGGGGAGAGGCTCCTTGTGGAACGGGCCCTGGCCAATCTCCTGGGCAATGCCCTGCGCCACGCCAAGACCCAGGTGCGCATCCGGGTGGAAGAGGGAGCCATGCAGGTGGAGGACGACGGGGAAGGGCTTCCCCTGCCCCTCGAGGCCCTGGCCCAGCCCTTCCGCCAAGGGCAGGGCATACGGGGAAGCTCAGGGCTCGGCCTTTACACCGCCAAGCGGGTGGCCGAGGCCCACGGGGGGAGGCTCTTAGCCTGCAAAAGTCCCTTGGGCGGAGCGTGTTTGCGCTTGGAACTCCCCTCCGCCAGGGAGCTTTAG
- the lepA gene encoding translation elongation factor 4, with translation MDSRRIRNFSIIAHVDHGKSTLADRILQLTHAVSEREMREQFLDSLELERERGITIKASAVRVEYQAKDGQAYVFNLIDTPGHVDFTYEVSRALAAVEGVLLVVDASQGVEAETLAKFYMALEHGHVMIPVINKIDLPNARPLEVALEVEEVLGLPADEAIFASGKTGEGVEEILEAIVTRIPPPQGDPEAPLKALIFDSLYDAYQGVIPYLRLFEGRVRPGDRIRIYSTGKEFTVDKVGIFTPQGLISVEELTAGEVGWLVAAIRDIHDVQVGDTITHAHRPTDAPYPGFRPAKPVVFAGLYPVDSGDYNRLRDALEKLKLNDAALSFEPETSTALGFGFRCGFLGLLHAEIVQERLEREFGLELIATAPSVVYKVRLKDGEEMEVLNPADLPDPTKIEEILEPYVKLTVFTPEEYVGAIMQLVQEKRGRLVNMTYLPGETKRVELVYQVPFAEILYDFHDRLKSLSRGYASMDYEQMGYQPGDLVKVNVLVHGEPVDALTFIAHRDKAYAMARAMVDKLAEVIPRQLFEVPIQAAIGGKIIARATVKALRKDVLAKCYGGDVTRKKKLLEKQKEGKKRLKAIGKVEVPQEAFLAVLSAGRNEP, from the coding sequence ATGGATAGCCGGCGCATTCGCAACTTCTCCATCATCGCTCACGTGGACCATGGGAAGTCCACCCTGGCGGACCGCATCCTGCAGCTGACCCATGCGGTGAGCGAACGGGAGATGCGGGAGCAGTTTCTGGACTCCCTGGAGCTGGAGCGCGAGCGGGGCATCACCATCAAGGCCAGCGCCGTGAGGGTGGAGTACCAGGCCAAAGACGGCCAGGCTTATGTCTTTAACCTCATTGACACGCCAGGCCACGTGGATTTCACCTATGAGGTTTCCCGGGCTTTGGCGGCGGTGGAAGGGGTTTTGTTGGTGGTGGATGCCAGCCAAGGGGTGGAGGCCGAAACCTTGGCCAAGTTTTACATGGCCCTGGAGCACGGCCACGTGATGATCCCCGTCATCAACAAGATCGACCTCCCCAACGCCAGGCCCCTGGAGGTGGCCCTAGAGGTGGAGGAGGTCTTGGGCCTTCCCGCCGACGAGGCCATCTTCGCCTCGGGGAAAACCGGGGAAGGGGTGGAGGAGATCCTCGAGGCCATCGTGACGCGCATCCCCCCACCCCAAGGAGACCCCGAAGCCCCCTTAAAGGCCCTCATCTTTGATTCCCTTTACGACGCCTACCAGGGGGTGATCCCCTACCTCCGCCTGTTTGAGGGCCGGGTGCGCCCGGGGGACCGGATCCGCATCTACTCCACCGGCAAGGAGTTCACCGTGGATAAGGTGGGGATCTTCACCCCCCAAGGGCTCATCTCCGTGGAGGAGCTCACCGCCGGGGAGGTGGGTTGGCTTGTCGCCGCCATCCGGGATATCCACGACGTCCAGGTGGGGGATACCATCACCCACGCCCATAGGCCCACGGACGCCCCTTACCCTGGCTTCCGCCCCGCCAAGCCCGTGGTCTTCGCCGGGCTTTATCCCGTGGACTCCGGGGACTATAACAGGCTGCGGGACGCCCTGGAAAAGCTTAAGCTCAACGACGCCGCCCTTTCCTTTGAGCCGGAGACCTCCACCGCCCTGGGCTTTGGCTTCCGCTGCGGTTTCCTAGGGCTTCTCCATGCGGAGATCGTGCAGGAGAGGTTGGAGCGGGAGTTCGGACTGGAGCTCATCGCCACCGCCCCCAGCGTGGTCTACAAGGTGCGCCTGAAGGACGGGGAGGAGATGGAGGTGCTAAACCCAGCCGACCTCCCCGACCCCACGAAGATAGAGGAGATCCTCGAGCCCTACGTGAAGCTCACCGTCTTTACCCCCGAGGAGTACGTGGGAGCCATCATGCAGCTGGTGCAGGAAAAGCGGGGGCGCCTGGTGAACATGACCTATCTTCCCGGAGAAACCAAGAGGGTGGAACTGGTCTACCAGGTGCCCTTTGCCGAGATCCTCTACGACTTCCACGACCGGCTAAAGAGCCTCTCCCGGGGCTATGCCTCCATGGACTACGAGCAGATGGGCTACCAGCCCGGGGACCTGGTCAAGGTCAACGTGCTGGTGCACGGGGAACCCGTGGATGCCCTCACCTTTATCGCCCACCGGGACAAGGCCTACGCCATGGCCCGGGCCATGGTGGACAAGCTGGCGGAGGTCATCCCCCGTCAGCTCTTTGAGGTGCCCATCCAGGCGGCCATCGGGGGGAAGATCATCGCCCGGGCCACGGTGAAAGCCCTGAGGAAGGACGTGCTGGCCAAATGCTACGGTGGGGACGTAACCCGGAAGAAGAAGCTTTTGGAAAAACAAAAGGAAGGAAAGAAGCGGCTCAAGGCCATCGGCAAGGTGGAGGTTCCCCAGGAGGCCTTCCTGGCGGTGCTTTCGGCGGGGAGGAATGAGCCTTAG
- the cdd gene encoding cytidine deaminase, translating into MERVREVLVAHLERAYAPYSHFPVVALVEAEGESFLGVNVENASFPLSQCAERNAVAAMVLAGKRRIDRVHVYSPKGPIPPCGGCRQVLLEFGTPGTEVVMHGPEGYVVKTLGELLPLGFKL; encoded by the coding sequence ATGGAGAGGGTTAGGGAGGTTCTCGTAGCCCACCTGGAAAGGGCCTACGCTCCCTACTCCCACTTTCCCGTGGTGGCCTTGGTGGAGGCGGAAGGGGAGAGCTTTCTTGGGGTCAACGTGGAAAACGCCTCCTTTCCCCTCTCCCAGTGTGCGGAAAGGAATGCGGTGGCGGCCATGGTCCTGGCGGGGAAAAGGCGCATAGACCGGGTGCACGTCTATAGCCCCAAAGGGCCCATCCCCCCTTGCGGGGGGTGCCGCCAGGTGCTCTTGGAGTTTGGCACCCCCGGGACCGAGGTGGTGATGCACGGGCCCGAGGGCTATGTGGTGAAGACCCTGGGGGAGCTTCTGCCCTTGGGCTTCAAGCTCTAA